TGTTTTAGGGCGGTAAGGATTTCTTTGGCAATGGCAAACCGCTTATCATCGATTAGAGCTTTTATTTCTCGCGAGTATCGCATAATATAATCCAAAAAATTAAACCCAATAAAAGAAAAATTCTTTAAAAAAGCAAAGCCCCTCTCGGGGGCTTATAAAACTTTAAGTTGAATCACCGGAATTTTATTTCGTGATCATCCTTCTTACTCCTTGGGAGGATCGGTTCTATTTTGTCATCCAGCAGAATTTTTCTCTCTATTGAATCAGGGTCTTCCAGTACGACACCGGCAGCTGACTGCTCGACCGAATGGTCAACTCTGCTCCGTGCAATTTGCTGATAAATGATAACCACAACGATGATCACGAAGGAAATACCAAAGACGATCAACAAAAGCAAACTCAGACCTGATGATAGCTGGTCCATTCTTCAGCCTCCGAAGAGAAATTTTTGGTTAATGGGGAAAAAACTCGATTAATACCACAATGTACGAAAAAAAAATATGTTTGTCAACAGGTAAGTGCTTGAAATTAAAAGAGTATCGAACTGAGCAGACCTTCTTTATATTTACTGTTCACAGTCTTGTCAACCGGGAATGACCGGTTGTTGTCGATAAACTTCAGGAAGTCCAACCCTCCTTCAGATGCTTCGAACTCACCATTCGCAGCAATGAAGGCCCAGTCTCCTGACCCGAAGAAATAGAGTGTACCAAGCTGGCTCCCGGAGGCCGCATCCAATATATACAGCCCTCTGTCTGCTGAAGAAGCAAGTAGCAGTTTGGAATTTCCCGAGAACTCAAGGGCATCTATCGGACCAAATGCGATGTCCACCATCCTGGGTGCCAGGGTGTCGAACACTTTCTGAATAAAGAAATAGTTGGTGTTTTCGCTCGAAACAGCAACATATTCACCTGACGGTGAGAATGCGACCAGAGAAGAAGAATTCTGATAGCTTAAACGGCCCGCTTTTTTGGAAAAATTTTCTGTGTTAAAAAAATTGAGGTCGCCATTTCCTGAGGTGGAAACAAGTTCTTTACCCTTTTTAATAAAACTGATACCTGTGACGGGTGAGTTGAAATCACCGAATTTTTTAATAAGGCTTTCAGAATTGATGTCCCACAAGTAAATATTACCTTCTACTCCACCTGCTGCCATCAATTTCCCGTCATCGCTTACAGAGATGGTACCTATCGATTTTTGTGGACCGGAAAAAGTTTTTAATCTGCTCCCATCCATAATATCCCAGAATTTGATCGTATGATTTTCTGACTCGGCGGCAAGCTGACGGTCCGTTTTACTCCATTTAATCACATTAATAAATGTACCCGGCTTCCCCGAAATGGTAGTGATTTCGGTTGCGTCGGAGGTATTATAAATTCTGATAGTCTCATCCAGTGTTCCATAAGCAAAGTGAGTGCCTGAAGGAGAAATATCCATGGCCGATATTAAGCCATCCCAGGTTTGCAGATATTTTCGTGGCTCTCCACTGAATTTATTCCATATGTGAAAAGAAGAATTGTTGGTTGCCATCAGCAGTATCGAATTATCTGCGCTGAACTTAATTTGCGTTACCTTTTCGACAACAGGTTCATGAGAGTTGATAACTTTTTGAGTGGGGATTTCAAACTGTACTATTGTATTATCGAAATAAGCCACGGCAAGTCTTTTGTCATCTCCCGAAATTGCTAATGCTGTAATGTCTCCCATCGGTTTGTGCGAAAAAACTTCGGATTTATTTACCAGGTCATATCCTGAAATTTTAATATCACTAAGGAAATAAACAAAAAAGTTTGAATTGTTGAAAAATGCAACTCTTGGGGGCAATCCTGTCTCACCCCTTGTGCTGAAAACAATCGACCTGTTACTCACATTCCAGACATAGATTACAGAATCATCAGTAATTCCAGCCAGATATTTGCCGTCGGGTGAGAATATGAGTTCATGAAAACTGTTTTTTGAGCTCTGAAACATTTTCCCAATTACCGAGAGGTCTTCACCGTTTATAAGGAAGACTTCACCCGATGGATCAGCAACAGCAAAAATTTCTACATCTTTTTGAAAATTGATTGCGGCAATATCTGCAACAGGGAGGGTGCCTCTTTCCACAGGGCTATCGTCTTCTTCAAGATCGCAGGTAAAAAGCTTCGAATCCGGAGTTACAAAAAGGAGGACACTTTCAGATTTATCCAGAAACATATCTGATTTATAACCACCGGGAATTTCAGCATTTAAAAGCTGTTCACCAGTTAACCAGTCCCACACCGAGAAGGAATTATCCTCCGATCTGCTAATGATTCTTTTATTTCCATCGGCAACATTAAATGAAACCACAGCCTTTCCATGACCGCCAAAGATATTCAACTGGTCGAGTGTGGCTGCGTCCCACATAATGATCGTGTTATCTTCTGATGAAGAAAAAATAAACCTGCCATCACCGGAAAATGCAAGAGCATTGATCGTGCCTGCGTGACCGAGTTGAGGGAGTATATATCCTTTTTGTGCTGCAATGGTAATACATGCAGTTATAACTATAAAAAATAATTTACGGGTTTTTGGCATATTACGGTTAAAAAAAATAAAATCCTGAATATCAAAATGTAATTTAAGATTCCACGGGACATTTGTATTGACCGAAGTCACTTTCTTGGGGGAAAGTAAAAAAAATGTAAGATTCTGACGCGGCATTTCAGTTTTCCGGCATTTTAGCCGTTCAATCAGAAAAGTAAGATACAAAAAAAAAAGTTGAATAAAAATCGAATTAACGAATAAATGTTTTTTTCGTTATCTTAAAAATTGTTAATTTTATACTCGTATGAATGAAACATTTTTATTCGAAACATTTTCAGAATTAAACAAGTATAATTAACCAGATATAGGAGTTAACTGTGAGTAAACAATCACCTCTAAAAGCATTCTTTTCGGGATTTGCAGCTGTTGCCATTCCTGTGCTTTTTGTAATTGCAGTTTTGATTTACATGTTCGTAATGGGTAACCCGGAGAATTTCCAGGGAAACGATCCTTCCAAGGATCCTAAAGTTGGAAACTATCTCGGAATGGTTTATAAAGGCGGTTTTATTGTACCGATTCTTATGACCATGTTCCTTTCAGTATGGACATTCGCTGTAGAGAGATTTATAGTAATCCGTAAAGCCAGAGGAAAAGGAAATGTTGCTAATTTTATAGCTAAAGTCTATTCACTTCTTTCAGGAAAAGAAGCTGATCTTGAAGTGGCTATCAATGAATGTGACAAACAGAGAGGTTCAGTAGCCAATGTTGTAAAAGCCGGTCTTCTCAAATACAAAGAAATGTTGAATGAAACCGGACTTACAAAGGATCAAAAAGTTGTTGCAATCAAACAGGAATTTGAAGAAGCTACATCACTTGAGCTTCCTGTTCTCGAACAGAATCTTGTAATCCTGTCGACCCTTGCAAACCTGTCGACCCTCGTTGGTCTGTTAGGAACGGTATTGGGTATGATCAGAGCGTTCGCTGCTCTTGCAAACGCAGGCGCACCGGATGCATCAGCACTCGCAACAGGTATCTCAGAGGCGCTCATTAATACAGCTTTTGGTATCGGTTCATCAGCTTTCGCTATCGTATTCTATAACTATTTCACGACTAAAATCGACAAAATGACTTATAGCATCGATGAAGCCGGTGTTGCCATTACACAGCAATTTATTGCAAAAAACAAATAAAAATGTGAGTTAACAAATGCCAAAGGTAAAAATACCTCGTAAGAGCACGCTGGTTGACATGACGGCTATGTGTGATGTGTCATTCTTGCTTCTTACATTTTTTATTTTGACAACCCAGTTCAAACCTGACGAGGCAGTAACTGTTCAGACTCCGGGGTCGATCTCAAAATCGAAGTTGCCGGATGTGGATGTGTTTACTATTACCATCGATTCAGCCGGAAGGACATTCTTCGGAATCTATAACCACGAAGTATTGAAAAAGACGGTAATGGCTGCCATGAACGACGCATATGATCTCGGGTTGACAAATGAAGAGATTAATGCTTTCGGAAAGATTGGAAGTTTCGGAACTTCTTTGAGTAACTTCAAAAAGTTGTTGAAAGCAGAATCTTTCGAGCGAAAGAACAAGGAGTTCATGGGTGGTATCCCCATTGACACAGCTAATAACGAGCTCGGAAAGTGGGTTACAAACAGTTTGGATGCCTGGTATATAATGCAGGGAGTCACGACTAAAAAAGTGCCCAGCGTTGCCATAAAAGGACATAAAAATGCAGGTTACCCCGTTATCAAGAGAATCATTGCGATTCTTCAGGAGGAAAACCTTAACAAGTTCAAGTTTGTAACAGAGCTGAAAGCTAAGAATTAGAAAAGGATATTGAAAAATGGCTGAACTGGATACCTCGGCGAAGGGGGGACATGGTAAAGGTAAAAAGAAAGGACCCAAGAAAGCGTCTACGCGTATAGACTTGACACCAATGGTGGATCTGGCTTTCTTGCTCGTTACTTTCTTTATGCTTACCACAACCTTCAGCAAGCCGCAAGTAATGGACATTGTGATGCCTGTTAAAGATAAAGAACAACAGGAGGAACAGAAAATAAATCAGACCGAGTTAAGGCAGAGTGAGGCTATGACCATCATCATTGGTGGTAAAGACACGCTCATCTATTATTTCGGTTTGGATACAGCTAAAACCGTATCGATACCTCAGTTCGAACCAAGGAACAAGGCTGCATACGAAAAATTAAGAGCTGATATTGCCAAAAAGCAAAATGAGCTTGAAACGGATGATGACCCGAAAACAAAGAAAACAAATTTGTTTGTTGTTATCAAACCTACTGATAAGTCGTCATATCAAAACCTGGTTGATGTGCTGGATATGATGAATTTTACTGAAGTGAAGAAATACGCCATAGTTGACGTTGCGGAGTCTGACTTGAGTATTTACAATAACCGTAAAAAGTGAGAGTGTAAAATGGCAAAAGTTGATTTAACTGATATAGTTTTTGCTCTGAAAAACAAGGAATACGGTGCCTATGTTTTTCGTAAACTATACGGCAAGTTCGTGACTATAGCTCTCATTATTACTGCACTTTTCTTTAGTACTGCAATCTCGATGCCGATGATTATCAACGCTATCGAGAAAAGTACTGCAAGCGACCAGAAGTCAGTAACGATGGATGTGAAAGCTCAACTCCAGAACATGAAGAAGCAGAAGGAGAAAGAGAAGAGAGAGACAGTCTTCAAAGAACAGGAGAAAAAAGCTCCTGAAAGAGCCTCTGTCAAATTTACTCCTCCTGTTATCAAGCCGGATGATCAGGTAAAAGAGGAAGCTCCTCCAACAGTTGAAGAACTGAAGGATAAAAATGTCGGTACTGTTACCCGTCAGGGTGTTGATGGTAACGGCGATATCCGTGGAGATGCTGATGTTGAATTTACCGATGGTCTCGATGACAAGAAACCCGATGTTTCCAAGGAAGATGTGAAGAAAGACACGAAAGATGAAGTCTTTACATTCGCCGAAGAAATGCCTTCCTTCCCTGGTGGAGATGGTGCGCTGTATGCTTTCTTAGGACAGAATATAGCTTATCCTGAAATTGCCAAGAGAGCTGGCGTCGAGGGTCAGGTTATTGTTACCTTTACAGTATCAAAAACCGGTCAGATCTCTTCTCCAAGAGTTGCTCGTGGTATCGGTGGTGGCTGCGACGAAGAAGCTCTTCGTGTGGTCATGATGATGCCCCGTTGGAATCCCGGTAAGCAAAACGGTCAGCCTGTGAATGTTCAGGTAACTGTTCCTATCAGATTCCAGTTGCAATAGTATCTCTAATCCGTAAAATCAGAGACTAAATTAAAAAGCCCCGGCAACAACCGGGGCTTTTTTAGGTAAATACGGTTTAATTTGTTAAATTTGCAGTCCGAATTATATTGCCCCCGTAGCTCAGTGGATAGAGCATTGGTTTCCGGAGCCATGTGCGCAGGTTCGATTCCTGCCGGGGGTACCATTTTTAGGTATTAGGTGTTAGGTATTAGGTATTAATTGGGTTTTAATTCACTTCTCGCCGACTACAGTAATACTGAATATTCCCGCACCGCTTTCCCTGAATTCTTTTAATGCTGCCTCATCAAGATACTTTTGAAGCAGATCATCGGGAAGTGTAATCCGTTTGCTTTTCTTTATTTCGATGTTTTTGAATCCGGCATTTTTTATTACTTCAAGATATTCTTCCCGCTGAAGAGCACCGGCTACACAACCCGCGTAGAGAGTTGCAGACTCTTTCAACTCATCCCTAAGCTCTCCCTGAAGCACCACATCCGACATGCAGAAATGTCCACCCGGTTTCATTGTTCTGTAAACTTCACTGAATGCTTTTTCTTTGTCGGGAACAAGGTTCAGTACACAGTTTGATACAATTACATCAGCGAGTCCATCATCAAATGGAATCTCCAAATGTCCCATCAAAAAAATGATATGGCTTTTCTTTTTTTTGTAAACAAATTCAAGAAAAGTTTCAAAAAAAGTTTTTTAATGCTATTTTTTGCATCAGTTACCTCTTGAAACTGACAAATCGACACTTTGGAGCGAGCCTTTTCTAAAATCGTTTATCTGCCAACATTCTGATTCTTATTAAATTAAAATTTGCTTAAGATATTCATATAGAGCGCTACCGATAGTGGAAGTTCCGATCGCAAATCCAGATTCTTTCAAGATATCAAAAACTGATTTTAGAGATGATTGATTAGTGATGTCGAGTGATTTTATGGTCTCTTTTATCTGTGGTGCAATATTGCCGTGATTCACAGGGTGATCATTGTCGTATTGTATAAGTGCTTCAATTTTCTTTTCAGGGGGCATTTCATCAAGCAGTAGTCGAATAAGTTTGAGCAAAGAGTCATTCATAACAGAATGACTAAAAATACCACCATGATTTTCACCAATTATGTTAATTTGAGCATTCTCTCCAATTGGTCCATTAAACATAACACTTGGGTTTTTAGTAGATGAATCCTTTTTTGTTTTATCCTTCATGATATTATCTCCAAATTGTTTGATACCATTTACGATTATAATGTTAGCTTCTTCAAAAAGATTATATTCTCCTTCATTAGCATATAAGGGATCTAAATGCAACTTCGATAATTCTTCACTGAATTGATTCTTCAAACCATATAAATCAATGAATATCTTATCAATGGATTTAATTATAGTTTTTATTTTAATTAAATTATCATCGGTAATGGAATCAAATCCACTTTCATAATCGAGTAGATGCACCCTCTGTTCGCAGAGTTCTTGCAATTTCCTTGCTTCGAAATCAAGTACAAGATATGGAATCCCCTCGACAAATAATTCATCATGCAGCGTTTTAAGGGGATCGGAATTATCATCAACATTGATTAGAAAGAGGAAGCGCGCTGCTAAAGACTTAAAGGTTGAAAAAGTTCCTTCTTTTGAGAATGCCATAAAGTCGGACTCTTTTATTTCTGATAGCTTTTTTTGATATTTGCTTATAAGTTTATCGGTTTTCTGATCATATTTATCCGAAAATGATATTATCTTTTGACAAGACTTAAAGAAATCATCTGCCTCGATAAAAGATATATATTTCCTAAAGTAATAAAGATCTAACAGGGATTCGTCATTAAAATCAGCGATAGTTTTTTCGTACCATTTTTTTCCAAATTTAGGAGCTAGGCTGTCGGCTATTGATAACATCCCCTTACTCCGTTTCGTATGAACTTGATGATACTCGCTTGCTGCCGTCTTACTTAGAAATAATAATAAGTTGCCCGGATGAACTAAGCAATCAACATCTTGGGAACTAGAGAAGGATGTTTTTAAACTTCTATTCCATAATATCCATTCAACTTTACAGATATCAGAGAGTAACGCTCGAAGAGGTTTTAATTTTTTATCGGTTAAGTGC
The nucleotide sequence above comes from Ignavibacteria bacterium. Encoded proteins:
- a CDS encoding MotA/TolQ/ExbB proton channel family protein, with protein sequence MFVMGNPENFQGNDPSKDPKVGNYLGMVYKGGFIVPILMTMFLSVWTFAVERFIVIRKARGKGNVANFIAKVYSLLSGKEADLEVAINECDKQRGSVANVVKAGLLKYKEMLNETGLTKDQKVVAIKQEFEEATSLELPVLEQNLVILSTLANLSTLVGLLGTVLGMIRAFAALANAGAPDASALATGISEALINTAFGIGSSAFAIVFYNYFTTKIDKMTYSIDEAGVAITQQFIAKNK
- a CDS encoding biopolymer transporter ExbD; translated protein: MPKVKIPRKSTLVDMTAMCDVSFLLLTFFILTTQFKPDEAVTVQTPGSISKSKLPDVDVFTITIDSAGRTFFGIYNHEVLKKTVMAAMNDAYDLGLTNEEINAFGKIGSFGTSLSNFKKLLKAESFERKNKEFMGGIPIDTANNELGKWVTNSLDAWYIMQGVTTKKVPSVAIKGHKNAGYPVIKRIIAILQEENLNKFKFVTELKAKN
- a CDS encoding biopolymer transporter ExbD, producing the protein MAELDTSAKGGHGKGKKKGPKKASTRIDLTPMVDLAFLLVTFFMLTTTFSKPQVMDIVMPVKDKEQQEEQKINQTELRQSEAMTIIIGGKDTLIYYFGLDTAKTVSIPQFEPRNKAAYEKLRADIAKKQNELETDDDPKTKKTNLFVVIKPTDKSSYQNLVDVLDMMNFTEVKKYAIVDVAESDLSIYNNRKK
- a CDS encoding energy transducer TonB — translated: MAKVDLTDIVFALKNKEYGAYVFRKLYGKFVTIALIITALFFSTAISMPMIINAIEKSTASDQKSVTMDVKAQLQNMKKQKEKEKRETVFKEQEKKAPERASVKFTPPVIKPDDQVKEEAPPTVEELKDKNVGTVTRQGVDGNGDIRGDADVEFTDGLDDKKPDVSKEDVKKDTKDEVFTFAEEMPSFPGGDGALYAFLGQNIAYPEIAKRAGVEGQVIVTFTVSKTGQISSPRVARGIGGGCDEEALRVVMMMPRWNPGKQNGQPVNVQVTVPIRFQLQ
- a CDS encoding methyltransferase domain-containing protein → MGHLEIPFDDGLADVIVSNCVLNLVPDKEKAFSEVYRTMKPGGHFCMSDVVLQGELRDELKESATLYAGCVAGALQREEYLEVIKNAGFKNIEIKKSKRITLPDDLLQKYLDEAALKEFRESGAGIFSITVVGEK